A stretch of Anaeromyxobacter dehalogenans 2CP-1 DNA encodes these proteins:
- a CDS encoding STAS domain-containing protein, whose protein sequence is MTRQEPGEGHTIHRDGVFDASAAEDVARCLASAAPDAQVRVDLTHVREFHDFGVAVLARALAACPARVSVRGLRQHHRRLLRYLGVTGTPDDGANAPA, encoded by the coding sequence ATGACGCGGCAGGAGCCGGGGGAGGGCCACACCATCCACCGGGATGGCGTGTTCGACGCGTCGGCGGCGGAGGACGTGGCGCGCTGCCTCGCGTCCGCCGCGCCCGACGCGCAGGTCCGCGTCGATCTCACCCACGTGCGCGAGTTCCACGACTTCGGCGTGGCCGTGCTGGCCCGGGCGCTGGCCGCCTGCCCGGCCCGCGTGTCGGTGCGCGGCCTGCGCCAGCACCACCGGCGCCTGCTGCGCTACCTGGGCGTGACCGGGACCCCGGACGACGGGGCGAACGCCCCCGCATAG
- a CDS encoding efflux RND transporter periplasmic adaptor subunit, protein MRRWMVLGAMVALALAGAAAVLGRGAAEVEVRRATRGPIAEWVEGTGKARVRERHAVSAPVTGALERVEVHAGDTVRAGAVVARVLPLTPTPLDPRARSEARARAAAATAAEAQAEAALRRARVVEADAARTLARARALLAASAMAASEHDAAEATARAAREEVDAAQATVGRVRAERIAAEAVLAAPRGAAGGAVPVASPVAGVVLRVAQESPGPVLAGTPVLELGDPRDLEVALELLTEQASRVRPGAEVELTAWGGDAPLAGRVRRVEPSAFTKVSALGVEEQRVNVLVDPAGAAGAWAPLGDGWRVEGRVEVARRPDALLVPASSVFRGDRGWAVYAVEGGRARLCPVRLGAMAATEVEIAEGLAEGAPVVLRPTGALRDGVRVRAREP, encoded by the coding sequence ATGCGGCGCTGGATGGTGCTCGGAGCGATGGTGGCGCTCGCGCTGGCGGGCGCGGCGGCGGTCCTCGGCAGGGGTGCGGCCGAGGTGGAGGTCCGGCGCGCGACCCGCGGCCCCATCGCCGAGTGGGTGGAGGGCACCGGGAAGGCGCGGGTGCGAGAGCGGCATGCCGTCTCCGCCCCGGTGACCGGCGCGCTCGAGCGAGTCGAGGTCCACGCCGGGGACACGGTGCGCGCCGGCGCGGTGGTGGCCCGGGTGCTCCCGCTCACGCCGACGCCGCTCGACCCGCGCGCGCGCTCCGAGGCCCGGGCGCGCGCGGCGGCGGCGACGGCCGCCGAGGCGCAGGCGGAGGCGGCGCTGCGAAGGGCCCGGGTGGTGGAGGCCGACGCGGCGCGGACCCTGGCGCGGGCCCGCGCCCTCCTCGCCGCCTCGGCCATGGCGGCGAGCGAGCACGACGCCGCGGAGGCCACTGCGCGCGCTGCGCGCGAGGAGGTGGACGCCGCGCAGGCCACGGTCGGGCGGGTGCGGGCGGAGCGCATCGCGGCCGAGGCCGTGCTCGCCGCGCCCCGCGGCGCGGCCGGCGGCGCCGTCCCGGTCGCCTCGCCGGTGGCCGGCGTGGTGCTGCGCGTCGCGCAGGAGAGCCCGGGTCCCGTGCTCGCCGGCACGCCCGTGCTCGAGCTGGGCGACCCGCGCGATCTCGAGGTCGCGCTCGAGCTCCTCACCGAGCAGGCCTCGCGGGTGCGCCCCGGCGCGGAGGTGGAGCTGACGGCCTGGGGCGGCGACGCGCCGCTCGCGGGCCGGGTCCGCCGCGTCGAGCCGAGCGCGTTCACGAAGGTGAGCGCGCTCGGCGTCGAGGAGCAGCGCGTGAACGTGCTGGTCGATCCGGCCGGCGCGGCGGGCGCGTGGGCGCCGCTCGGCGACGGCTGGCGCGTCGAGGGCCGCGTGGAGGTGGCGCGCCGGCCGGACGCGCTGCTCGTGCCCGCGAGCAGCGTGTTCCGGGGCGACCGCGGCTGGGCGGTGTACGCGGTCGAGGGCGGGCGGGCGCGGCTGTGCCCGGTCCGGCTGGGCGCGATGGCCGCCACCGAGGTGGAGATCGCCGAGGGGCTCGCAGAGGGAGCGCCGGTGGTGCTCCGGCCCACCGGCGCGCTCCGCGACGGCGTGCGGGTGCGGGCGCGGGAGCCGTGA